Proteins from one Hoplias malabaricus isolate fHopMal1 chromosome 2, fHopMal1.hap1, whole genome shotgun sequence genomic window:
- the LOC136678872 gene encoding macrophage mannose receptor 1-like, which translates to MDGRALFRADQPDYRTAVDQVSSFKFLGLHISSDLTWSLNSSVLIKKAQQCLYFLLSLKKAYLSPRILVNFYRCTTESILTNCISVWYGGCCVADRKALQRVENVNKDTYLLLEMDLKWVSIILQLSAVCGVSAYTSYRYVFVNENKNWTEAQSYCRETHTDLATVNNMEEMKNLNTTLKDKTTSSVWIGLNRGNTGRWLWSLADGGLYSEGEEYRNWYSGQPDNSGGIEYCVTMWNNPGKWNDDRCDKLHPFVCYDEKNSTHRYIFMNETKTWAEAQSYCREHFTDLVTVRNRTENDEIWGLSHNNDGVWIGLFNDSWQWSDQSNSSFRYWRSGPDNYGNNGQQQCAVVTEDGQWTNLTCDNKLPFVCRQNKLVLVNLTLTWKEALRYCRENYVDLVSVHSEKVQSWVKELAQKASTDHVWLGLRHTCTLNFWFWVSGESICYQNWAPGNGTRVEDCGSGERSGAVGSSGGQQWVSLPQNQQLNFICSNY; encoded by the exons ATGGATGGACGAGCGCTGTTCAGAGCTGACCAGCCTGACTACAG aactgcagtggatcaggtgtccagtttcaagttccttggtctccacatttccagtgatctcacctggtccttgAACTCCTCCGTCCTCATCAAAAAGGCGCAGCAATGCCTCTATTTTCTTCTGAGTCTGAAGAAAGCTTACTTGTCTCCCAGGATACTGGTAAATTTTTACCGCTGTACCACCGAGAGCATACTTACCAACTGCATCTCAGTATGGTACGGCGGTTGCTGTGTTGCAGACCGCAAAGCTCTGCAGCGGgtg gaaaatgtaaataaagacacGTATTTACTTTTAGAAATGGATCTGAAGTGGGTTTCCATCATCCTCCAGTTatcag ctgtgtgtggggTATCTGCATACACTTCGTATCGGTACGTTTTTGTGAATGAGAATAAAAACTGGACTGAAGCTCAGAGCTACTGCAGAGAGACCCACACTGATCTGGCCACCGtcaacaacatggaggagatgaAGAACCTGAACACGACTCTCAAAGATAAAACTACCAGCTCAGTGTGGATCGGTCTAAACAGAGGGAACACTGGGAGATGGCTGTGGTCTCTGGCTGATGGAGGTCTCTACAGTGAGGGAGAGGAGTACAGGAACTGGTACAGTGGACAACCAGACAACTCTGGAGGGATAGAGTACTGTGTCACGATGTGGAATAATCCTGGAAAATGGAATGATGACAGATGTGATAAACTACACCCTTTTGTGTGTTATGACG AAAAGAACAGCACtcacagatatatatttatgaatgagACAAAGACCTGGGCTGAAGCTCAGAGCTACTGCAGAGAACACTTCACAGATCTGGTCACTGTGAGGAACCGGACGGAAAACGATGAGATCTGGGGTTTATCTCATAACAACGATGGTGTCTGGATCGGTCTGTTCAACGACTCCTGGCAGTGGTCAGATCAGAGTAACTCCTCATTCCGATACTGGAGGTCTGGACCAGATAATTATGGTAATAATGGACAGCAGCAGTGTGCCGTAGTGACTGAGGATGGTCAGTGGACTAATCTGACCTGTGACAACAAACTCCCCTTCGTCTGTCGACAGA ATAAACTGGTGTTGGTGAATTTGACTCTGACCTGGAAAGAAGCTCTGAGATACTGCAGGGAGAACTATGTGGATCTGGTCTCAGTTCACTCTGAGAAGGTCCAGTCCTGGGTGAAGGAGTTGGCTCAGAAAGCCTCCACTGATCACGTTTGGCTGGGACTACGTCACACCTGCACTCTCAACTTCTGGTTCTGGGTCAGTGGAGAGTCCATCTGCTACCAGAACTGGGCTCCAGGGAATGGGACCAGGGTAGAAGACTGTGGTTCTGGAGAGAGATCTGGAGCGGTGGGATCGAGTGGAGGACAGCAGTGGGTCAGTCTGCCACAGAACCAGCAGCTCAACTTCATCTGCTCCAATTACTGA